TTTGTATTCTCAACTTATATCATTGTATTATGTGAGGTCAGTATCGCCTGCTCACAGTGTATTATGTTAATTGTATTCTAAGCTTACATCATTGTATTATGTGAGGTCAGTATCGCCTGTATTCACACGAGTTTACTCGAAATATAAGATCTTAAGTTCGTATGAATCAGTCTTGTTGTACTTTACCAGAATTATTGACAGATGACTATAAGGTATCTTAGCATATATTTTCAGTATTGAACGTTCAGAGACTTTTGACGGATGAGTCGGCTCACAGTGTGCCATTCAGTGCAAATTCCTGTATTCAGATGCTTACATCAATTATGTAAATGAGAGGTCAGTATTGTTTTGCtcacagaaatattttattcttaAGGTCATTCTTACATCATTGTATTATGTTATGAGGTCAGTATCGATGCCTGCTCACAGTGTATTGTATTCTAAgcttacattgtcattgtttttTAAGCTTAACATCATTGTATTTATGTGAGGTCAGTATCGCCTGCTCACAGTGTGTATTGTCCCGTATTCTAAGCTATTACACTTACCGATGTGAGGTTCGATCATTGTATTATGTGAGGTCAGTATCGCCTGCTCACAGTGTATTGTATTCTAAGCTTACATCATTGTATTATATGAGGTCAGTATTGTTTGCTCACAACATACTCACATTCAATGCATTTGTAGTTGTATCAAAATGATGTCCTATGGTTTCAGTTTGATTTCTAATCAAAGGTTTATGTGTGTTTTAAACTATGTCATTCCATATCTAGTTTACGTATCTAGTCATATATTGCATTGATCCATGGATTCCAGATAATCATTATTTAAGATATACAAACTATATGTCTTTATTAGTTTGAAATTCGAGTGATcttcaaacatttcatgttcCGGTGAAATGTCAATTTTGTGTCGTAGTATTTGTGTAAAATTCTTCAATATTTGGGGACGAAAACCTTTTTATACACGCTAGATATAATATCAATCACGTTACGCACCACCACAAACGAGCTCAGTGCAATAAAgaaccaaaatatttttttttttgttaaaagacGGAGATGCGATTTTACATCTAAATTTAAAGAATTATTGAAAAAACAacagagtgatttacataaatGCTATTTGCCTTCTTTCAAAAGCCTGTTTGGCTTTATTTACTAAAAAGACTCCCTTGTCGTACCTGTAAATTCATTCCGGGCATAAGCAAGCCTCCTGGTATTGGGATAGATATTAGCACTTTTCTGGTGACGGACGGCTCTCGAATATTTTATCTTTACTTTTTCAAGGACGGAACATATTATCTTGTTATTAAAATTCTGAATTATTTGATGCTTAAAGGACATGTAACATGAAAAAAGTCATACATTCTAAAAAATATTTGCTTATTCATCATCCTGGTCTTTTAATGAATCTATTGTTGAATATATAGACGCGGCAGTTTTCGCTAAtgtattttttctgattttgtcTAGAATGTTTTAAAGTGCTACGTTGATGATAATAAATTACATCAAATGCATTGAGATCAAAGGTGAATTCCATAGCCCACAAACCTCATTTTTCAATTCATCATTGCGTTATAAATTTCGCGTAATGTTTGATCGTAGTGATCAGTTTTAACTGCGGACACATTTGCACCAACTTTGCTTCCAGATTTCTTTGCGATTGAGCGATTGAACAATGCACTTGCTTTTGTAGTATAAAGTTCTTTCGGACCTTAAAGTTGTATCTAACCATTGCATTTGCTGCTTGGTGATCTTTATCAATCTTTTTAAAATCTTGATTTCCGTATTGCGGTTGAAAATGTTTTGACGAGATGACTGAATCCCATTCTTCAATAAAAACGTTGGATCGCCTAATAACATTTCCATCTGATGATAACAGATTTATGgatttacaaaaatgtatttcaattttgttcgttatgataaaataattatgtccctttgtgtcgggatacatctagaattgtctccctggaaagagttatttttctCGAGGGCAACAAACCCTCCAGCAAATAACTCTTTCCGGGGAGActattctagatgtatccctccacagagggccataattgtatattatagtGTTGTCGAGGCATGTTACCATAATAGAGACGAAGGCGAGGACCATATCATATCCCGGGgtaatactatgaggcaattaGGTCACAATAGGTTCAGTACATCTCTTTCAAATTTGTAGTCAGAATTAAGAACAATCAAGTAACATATCGCAATTATCCATTTTCAACATTACATTTCGGTATACTTATATAATAGCCGCAACCAAACTTCGCATTTTGTATTTTcttcaaacaaaatcaaatacgTTTAACATTGAAAATGGTTCTACACGAGTAACTGGCCTCTGCTGAAATGAACCTTCTTTCCTTTGTGAGTATGTCCGCCGTTTTGAGTTTTTAATCCAGCGGAACGTTATGATAATGAAATAGTGATGCAACGATAGATTCAGGTTCAAAATTGCGACATTTCAATTGTCCGATTAGAAAATGCCTGTCAAATGATAATTCATTCAAGTGATTTACTTTAAGTCCTAGCTTCTATCTTGCGcgaaaatattacatttatttttaccaTATACGGAAAAATCGTGAATAGCCCTGGCGAAGAGCTGATAAACCGTATGGAAATGCTTTACATTTTCCTGATACATAAGGAAAAAAATACctatataactaataaaatTCTTCAAGAAAGTTGAGGTATCAACGAAATGAAACGACTTCTACTAAGAACATTACTATTTGCAGTTTTACATACGGGAAAGGAAGTGATTCGAACCGTGCAGAAAAAATTGTCTTTGCAAAGCAGTCTGTTTCTTTATAaagacatgtacattgtataagatAAACACGGTCACATgatatgtaattaaaaataggaaatacaagaagacaaaggaaacaaatattttgataaggTCTTGCTAGCGAATGGAAAGTGAATAAACAGTGAGAATGCTTCACACGTTTGAAGACGCAATATATGTTGCATCCTCGACACTATCGGGTTACAATCCCTAACGTAATATCCATCTGTCGCAATATCCACTGGATTATCTCATGGTGAAACTGAAGTCAGGAGAAAAAAACCTAACCAAttacaggcctgcagagacttcctttgataGAGaccaaaagaatcgaataacggtacattgtGAATGACTGTGTTAAAGTTGGGCGTCACTTGTAATCTTCGAAGgaagtatgtgtgtgtgttatcCGTATTGAAAGATAACAGTCAAGATGTTTAGCccatgaattattttttttctaaatcataatgtaatgtttgtTGGATGCCGTTAAAGACgtcttatacatatatacctatATTGAAAAGGGCCAACTATCGAGCCTTGTGGAACTCCTGCTTTAATTCTATCAACAGATGAgcaagattttattttattaatacatttagaaatatatgCGATAAAAAGTTGTCTAACCAATAATATAACTCAGCTGTAATTCAATATAATTTTAGTGAAAATAATAAAAGCATGcggtaattataataatattcaagATATCTTCAAAATTTCCActttttttgaaatcaaatatataCTGCACAAAGAATTTAGTCCATTTCATACAGATGCATTTTGTacataatatttatgtatttctgaTTCACGTCCAGTCTGTATTGCCTATGTGACACACCGGTCTACCATTATCCAGCTTGTGTGACAGGTATATCAGCTTGCTCTTAAAGTCATCTGAGTTCACATAGCAACCCTGTAcaaatagaatcaaatattgttaatCCAATAGTTTGGCATCAGTATTTCCTGCAAACCAAATAATCCCTTATTTTTGTCTGAACAAATTAGAAAAGATAtctattttgtaaaaataaaaaaatatgattgctatgatattttgttttggaaataCTTCTATAGTCATAACATGCAAGggacattttcttttaattcaatCAATGTATGCTGCCTTGCTGGTTTCATTTATCAGGGGAAACGCAAGCCATACCTGGAAATGTCGTTCGCCTTCGCCGGTAAATGCATTTCGGGCATGCGCAATTCTTCTGTTATTGAAACAAATCATATCACCCTCGCGGAGACGAATGACCCTCTGGTAAAATACAATTAAAGAAATGTATACTTTCGGAAAAGGGGAGTGGCTGTTAGGTGTATTATTGCGTACATTAAGGTACCGTGACATGACTCTCAATAGAGTATATGGCATCAATCAAACTATATACGTGTCGATGTATCTTTAAAGGAGTAATAGTATTCATACTTACTCTATAGGGAAAGTCATTAATAGCTCTGGCGAAAAGCTGATAGGCCCGATAGAAGCGGTCGACATTTTCCTTCAAATAGAGCAAATagttaaacattaattttaatcaTTCCAATATTTCCTTTTACTATTTTGAGAGACAATGAACAGAGGAacatacacaaaacataacaaaaaccaataacaataaaaaaaaggTCACTACTAAGTTAAGCATTTATTTGCACCCAGAATACTGAAAATTTCCAGGGGCATGGTTTGTACTAGAATCCTTCATAGGTCTGCCAAGCAGACAGGTAAAATTAATTCCTGGGTGAAAGATTTTGACAGGTCAGCACGAGGCTTCTCGAGTGATCACCAACCAAAATCGTTGATGAGGGGTGGTATTCAGCTTTGTATTTAATAGACTCATGGTTATATTTTCttcttaaaacaaaaattatataaaatgattaaaaatcaAGTCTTTCAGAAATATTTCCATAGCAACAACATCAACGGCACTCTTTAAAGTAAATGCCTTATAATGTACGGCATAGCTTCTACGTATTTATCGAATAAAATAATTGCTCAAATGGTGTGTCATAGTCTTACCTTGAGATATTTTGCATGAGGAATGGGAGTTAATCTATTACTCGGGAAGAGTGAGCAGATGCACCAACGTGAGCAATAGCTACTATAAAAACTCAATTCCATCTAATGTATTGTTCTAAATGTAACTTGAATGACATAGAAGAAATGTCCAATTTCGTTCCATATAATCAGGCGATGGCTATCtaagccatctccaaacaagaTCAGTATGGAccattgaaatatatttcatcaaaGTATCAGCCTAGTATGCCGTGAAACCTATTCGAATCTGCTCATCGTAATATAGATATAGATCTTCATCTCCATTTATCCCTACAAATCTaccatttgataaaattttgatatcataatgGTTATGGGAAATAAAATGCCATTATTTGTGTTATTCTTGTTTCATTTGAGTAGGAACAAAGGGAAATATAGTTTTGTACTGTTTCATCCCCAAAGATACAAGAACTCAGAAAAAGATTAGCATTTAGATTGCGGGTCGAATTTCTCATATGACACAAACTAACAATACAATTTCTTGAACTATTGTTTTCAAACACACATGTTGCATCAAAAGATGGAATATTGGAATATCTAAATATCTTGTTTTCCTCAGTCTTCATTATTCATTAACTGGCTGGTTAAAAAATAGCTGTACAATTCCATTCAGATGTTATAGAGAGAGGCAATGAAATATCGGCCACGAAGTATCGTAAGTTAACTgtctttgtcagatatagagaTGTATGTACAATGTCTTTCAGATGTTATAGAGAGAGGCCACCAAGTATCGTAAGTTAACTGCTTTTGTcagatatagaaatgtatgttCGATGTCATTCAGATGTTATAGAGAGAGGCCAAGAAGTATCGTAAGTTAACTgtctttgtcagatatagaaatgtatgttCGATGTCATTCAGATGTTATAGAGAGAGGCCAAGAAGTATCGTAAGTTAACtgcctttgtcagatatagaaatgtatgtacaaTGCCATTCTGATGTTATAGAGAGAGGCCAAGAAGTATCGTAAGTTAACtgcctttgtcagatatagaaatgtatgtacaatgtcTTTCAGATGTTATAGAGAGAGGCTACGAAGTATCGTAAGTTAACTGCTTTTGTcagatatagaaatgtatgtacaaTGCCATTCTGATATTATAGAGTAAGGCCAAGAAGTATCGTAAGTTAACTGTCTTTGTCggatatagaaatgtatgttCGATGTCATTCAGATGTTATAGAGAGAGGCCAAGAAGTATCGTAAATTAACtgcctttgtcagatatagaaatgtatgtacaaTGCCATTCTGATGTTATAGAGAGAGGCCAAGAAGTATCGTAAGTTAACTGCCTGTGTcagatatagaaatgtatgtagAATGTCATTCAGATGTTATAGAGAGAGGCCACCAAGTATCGTAAGTTAAATTCCTTAATTAGGATATAGAAGTTATCGTAAGTTAACTGCCTTAATTTGTCAGATATAGAAATGCATGTAGAATGTCATTCAGATGTTATAGAGAGAGGCCACCAAGTATCGTAAGTTAAATTCCTTAATTTGTCAGATATCgaaatgtatgtacaatgtcATTCAGATGTTATAGAGAGAGGCCAAGAAGTATCGTAAGTTAACTgtctttgtcagatatagaaatgtatgtacaatgtcATTCAGATGTTATAGAGAGAGGCCACCAAGTATCGTAAGTTAAATTCCTTAATTTGTCAGATATAGAAATGCATGTAGAATGTCATTCAGATGTTATAGAGAGAGGCCACCAAGTATCGTAAGTTAAATTCCTTAATTTGTcagatatagaaatgtatgtacaatgtcATTCAGATGTTATAGAGAGAGGCCACCAAGTATCGTAAGTTAAATTCCTTAATTTGTAAGATATCgaaatgtatgtacaatgtcATTCAGATGTTATAGAGAGAGGCCAAGAAGTATCGTAAGTTAACTgtctttgtcagatatagaaatgtatgttCGATGTCATTCAGATGTTATAGAGAGAGGCCAAGAAGTATCGTAAGTTAACTgtctttgtcagatatagaaatgtatgtacaaTGCCATTCTGATGTTATAGAGAGAGGCCAAGAAGTATCGTAAGTTAACtgcctttgtcagatatagaaatgtatgtacaatgtcATTCAGATGTTATAGAGAGAGGCCACCAAGTATCGTAAGTTAACtgcctttgtcagatatagagaTGTATGTACAATGTCATTCAGATGTTATAGAGAGAGGCCACCAAGTATCGTAAGTTAACtgcctttgtcagatatagaaatgtatgtacaaTGCCATTCTGATATTATAGAGTAAGGCCACCAAGTATCGTAAGTTAACTGCTTTTGTCAGATATAGAGATGTATGTACAATGTCATTCAGATGTTATAGAGAGAGGCCACCAAGTATCGTAAGTTAACtgcctttgtcagatatagagaTGTATGTAGAATGTCATTCAGATGTTATAGAGAGAGGCTACGAAGTATCGTAAGTTAACTGCCTGTGTcagatatagaaatgtatgtacaatgtcATTCAGATGTTATAGAGAGAGGCCAAGAAGTATCGTAAGTTAACTGCTTTTGTcagatatagaaatgtatgtacaatgtcATTCAGATGTTATAGAGAGAGGCCACCAAGTATCGTAAGTTAAATTCCTTAATTTGTcagatatagaaatgtatgtacaaTGCCA
The nucleotide sequence above comes from Argopecten irradians isolate NY chromosome 1, Ai_NY, whole genome shotgun sequence. Encoded proteins:
- the LOC138323103 gene encoding probable gamma-butyrobetaine dioxygenase; the encoded protein is MAMILQSIIIHITWHEHELGPPLVNEENVDRFYRAYQLFARAINDFPYRRVIRLREGDMICFNNRRIAHARNAFTGEGERHFQGCYVNSDDFKSKLIYLSHKLDNGRPVCHIGNTDWT